The following proteins are encoded in a genomic region of Cellulomonas sp. ES6:
- a CDS encoding S9 family peptidase, with translation MIPTDLSLLHVPGTPALGPDGSYAVVSRTAPDLDLDEYTGQLWRVPTDGSGEPVRLTRGHRDTDPRVSPDGRWVAFLRAEPKGRPQLHVVEAAGGEPVRLTDAPLGVQTSRWSPDGSALAFVARVPEEGRYVAGEDAGAERPRHITTFPYRNDGVGFTRDKRRQLFVVPVPADLPGRSTPAAGDDAARQVTSGELDVEQAEWLPDGRHVVVVAARHASRDEDLRADAVVVDTAEGADAAPRALTDADAGSTLAVSAALPSPDGTTLWLLAQDMGTSGRDFVARQTGLYRLGLTAGADGDAGPRADGQPQRLTDDEAVDLDPGTFAVTADGVLAGVLHRGTVLLRELRADGSARDLVTGELAVHGVAAAPVAPVAVVAAAGPLTSGDLHAVDLASGTTRVLTDWSAPLRATGRVRAPRELTTTAPDGYPVHGWVVTPDPERFAGPHPTILMIHGGPYAQYTVGLFDEVQTLAEAGYAVVYGNPRGSAGYGSAHGSAIRHAFGTVDTDDVLALLDAALTDPALDGGRVGVMGGSYGGYLTAWLTTRTDRFAAAIVERGFLDPVSFVGSSDIGWFFGLEYLGDGDTDEERAAVAAQSPMAHVARVTTPTLVIHSEQDWRCPVEQGQRWFVELKRRGVPAELLLFPGEGHELTRSGRPQHRLVRFEHVLAWWAARLPVTTA, from the coding sequence GTGATCCCCACCGACCTCTCGCTCCTGCACGTCCCCGGAACCCCCGCGCTCGGTCCGGACGGCTCGTACGCCGTCGTCTCCCGCACCGCGCCCGACCTCGACCTCGACGAGTACACCGGCCAGCTCTGGCGGGTGCCGACGGACGGCTCGGGCGAGCCGGTCCGGCTCACCCGCGGACACCGCGACACGGACCCCCGGGTGTCGCCGGACGGGCGGTGGGTCGCGTTCCTGCGCGCCGAGCCGAAGGGCCGTCCCCAGCTGCACGTCGTCGAGGCGGCCGGCGGCGAACCCGTGCGGCTCACCGACGCGCCGCTGGGCGTGCAGACGTCCCGGTGGTCGCCGGACGGGTCCGCGCTCGCGTTCGTCGCGCGGGTGCCCGAGGAGGGCCGGTACGTCGCCGGCGAGGACGCCGGTGCCGAGCGGCCGCGGCACATCACGACGTTCCCGTACCGCAACGACGGCGTGGGCTTCACCCGGGACAAGCGGCGGCAGCTCTTCGTCGTGCCGGTGCCGGCCGACCTGCCGGGGCGCAGCACGCCGGCGGCGGGCGACGACGCGGCCCGCCAGGTCACGTCCGGGGAGCTGGACGTCGAGCAGGCCGAGTGGCTCCCCGACGGGCGCCACGTGGTGGTGGTGGCGGCACGCCACGCCTCGCGCGACGAGGACCTGCGCGCCGACGCCGTGGTGGTCGACACCGCGGAGGGTGCGGACGCGGCGCCGCGCGCGCTGACCGACGCGGACGCCGGCAGCACGCTGGCGGTCTCGGCCGCGCTGCCGTCGCCCGACGGGACGACGCTGTGGCTGCTCGCGCAGGACATGGGGACGTCCGGGAGGGACTTCGTCGCCCGGCAGACGGGCCTGTACCGGCTCGGCCTGACCGCGGGCGCGGACGGTGACGCCGGCCCCCGGGCGGACGGGCAGCCGCAGCGGCTGACCGACGACGAGGCCGTCGACCTGGACCCCGGCACCTTCGCGGTCACGGCCGACGGCGTGCTGGCCGGGGTGCTCCACCGGGGGACGGTGCTGCTGCGCGAGCTGCGCGCCGACGGCTCCGCGCGCGACCTCGTGACCGGGGAGCTGGCGGTGCACGGCGTGGCGGCCGCACCGGTCGCGCCGGTCGCGGTGGTCGCGGCCGCGGGCCCGCTGACGTCCGGGGACCTGCACGCGGTCGACCTCGCGTCCGGTACCACCCGGGTGCTGACCGACTGGTCCGCGCCGCTGCGTGCGACCGGGCGCGTGCGCGCGCCGCGGGAGCTGACGACCACGGCGCCGGACGGCTACCCCGTCCACGGCTGGGTGGTCACGCCCGACCCGGAGCGGTTCGCCGGCCCGCACCCGACGATCCTCATGATCCACGGCGGCCCGTACGCGCAGTACACGGTCGGGCTGTTCGACGAGGTTCAGACGCTGGCGGAGGCCGGGTACGCCGTCGTGTACGGCAACCCGCGCGGATCGGCGGGCTACGGCTCCGCCCACGGCTCGGCGATCCGGCACGCGTTCGGCACCGTCGACACCGACGACGTCCTGGCGCTGCTCGACGCCGCGCTGACCGACCCCGCGCTGGACGGCGGGCGCGTGGGCGTCATGGGCGGCTCGTACGGCGGCTACCTGACCGCCTGGCTCACGACGCGGACGGACCGGTTCGCCGCGGCGATCGTCGAGCGCGGCTTCCTCGACCCGGTGAGCTTCGTCGGCTCCAGCGACATCGGCTGGTTCTTCGGGCTCGAGTACCTCGGCGACGGCGACACGGACGAGGAGCGCGCCGCGGTCGCCGCGCAGTCGCCGATGGCGCACGTCGCGCGGGTCACGACGCCCACGCTGGTCATCCACTCCGAGCAGGACTGGCGGTGCCCCGTCGAGCAGGGTCAGCGCTGGTTCGTGGAGCTCAAGCGGCGCGGGGTCCCTGCCGAGCTGCTGCTGTTCCCGGGGGAGGGCCACGAGCTCACGCGGTCGGGCCGGCCGCAGCACCGGCTGGTGCGCTTCGAGCACGTGCTCGCCTGGTGGGCCGCGCGCCTGCCCGTCACCACGGCCTGA
- a CDS encoding AMP-binding protein has translation MSDFSRPWHASYAPGVPPEVTVPDEPLTAALERSAATWPERVALDFLGAATTYAQLADQVARAAGALHDLGVRAGDRVAIALPNCASHVVAFYATLRLGAVVVEHNPTYTAAELGHQLADSGATVALVWEKAVAAALEARPGTDVRTVVAVDVSADLPAAKRLALRLPLPAARRTRDALRATPPAGTPVWHRLVAAASPLPSSHPLPTADDVALLQYTGGTTGTPKGAVLTHRNLVANTVQGQAWTGAEPGTETIYGVLPFFHAFGLTLCLTYATRVGATLVVFPKFDPEAVLAAQRRRPGTFLPAVPPMLDRLAAAAEARSADLTSFRYAISGAMSLSPQTAARWERLTGGLVIEGYGMTETSPVALGSPLSPARRPGALGLPFPSTDVRVVDQEDPTREVVPGEQGELLIRGPQVFQGYWGRPDETAGQLLPGGWLRTGDVVRLDDDGFVVLVDRIKEMIVTGGFKVYPSQVEDKLRTMPGVRDVAVVGLPGGDLGEKVVAAVVMELGHAQVELQAVREWCAERLARYAVPREIVILTDLPRSQIGKVLRRVVRDDLLAAAAPA, from the coding sequence GTGAGCGACTTCTCCCGTCCGTGGCACGCCTCCTACGCCCCCGGGGTCCCCCCGGAGGTGACCGTGCCCGACGAGCCGCTGACGGCAGCCCTGGAGCGTTCCGCCGCCACCTGGCCTGAGCGCGTCGCACTCGACTTCCTCGGCGCGGCCACCACGTACGCCCAGCTCGCCGACCAGGTGGCCCGCGCCGCCGGTGCCCTGCACGACCTCGGGGTCCGCGCAGGCGACCGCGTCGCGATCGCGCTCCCGAACTGCGCGTCGCACGTCGTCGCGTTCTACGCCACGCTCCGCCTCGGCGCCGTCGTCGTCGAGCACAACCCCACGTACACCGCCGCCGAGCTCGGCCACCAGCTCGCCGACTCCGGCGCCACCGTCGCGCTGGTCTGGGAGAAGGCCGTCGCCGCGGCGCTCGAGGCCCGGCCCGGCACCGACGTGCGGACCGTCGTCGCCGTCGACGTGTCCGCCGACCTGCCCGCCGCCAAGCGCCTCGCGCTGCGGCTCCCCCTGCCGGCGGCCCGCCGGACCCGCGACGCGCTGCGGGCCACCCCACCGGCCGGCACGCCCGTGTGGCACCGCCTGGTCGCGGCGGCCTCGCCGCTGCCGTCCTCGCACCCGCTGCCCACGGCCGACGACGTCGCGCTGCTGCAGTACACCGGCGGCACGACGGGCACCCCGAAGGGCGCGGTGCTCACCCACCGCAACCTGGTCGCCAACACGGTGCAGGGCCAGGCGTGGACGGGCGCGGAGCCGGGCACCGAGACGATCTACGGCGTCCTGCCGTTCTTCCACGCCTTCGGCCTCACGCTCTGCCTCACCTACGCCACCCGCGTCGGCGCGACGCTCGTGGTGTTCCCGAAGTTCGACCCCGAGGCCGTCCTCGCGGCCCAGCGCCGCCGGCCCGGCACGTTCCTGCCGGCCGTCCCCCCGATGCTCGACCGCCTCGCCGCGGCCGCCGAGGCACGGTCCGCGGACCTCACGTCGTTCCGGTACGCGATCTCGGGCGCGATGTCGCTGTCGCCGCAGACCGCCGCCCGGTGGGAGCGCCTCACCGGCGGCCTCGTCATCGAGGGCTACGGGATGACCGAGACCTCCCCCGTCGCGCTCGGCTCGCCCCTGTCCCCCGCGCGCCGGCCCGGGGCCCTCGGGCTGCCGTTCCCGAGCACCGACGTCCGCGTCGTCGACCAGGAGGACCCGACCCGCGAGGTGGTGCCGGGCGAGCAGGGCGAGCTGCTGATCCGCGGGCCGCAGGTGTTCCAGGGCTACTGGGGCCGGCCGGACGAGACCGCCGGGCAGCTGCTGCCGGGCGGCTGGCTCCGCACGGGCGACGTCGTGCGGCTCGACGACGACGGGTTCGTCGTCCTCGTCGACCGGATCAAGGAGATGATCGTCACCGGCGGGTTCAAGGTGTACCCGTCGCAGGTGGAGGACAAGCTCCGCACGATGCCCGGTGTGCGCGACGTCGCCGTCGTGGGGCTTCCGGGCGGGGACCTGGGCGAGAAGGTCGTCGCCGCCGTGGTCATGGAGCTCGGGCACGCCCAGGTGGAGCTGCAGGCCGTGCGCGAGTGGTGCGCCGAGCGGCTCGCGCGGTACGCCGTCCCGCGCGAGATCGTCATCCTCACCGACCTGCCGCGCTCGCAGATCGGGAAGGTGCTGCGCCGCGTGGTCCGCGACGACCTGCTCGCGGCCGCAGCCCCGGCCTGA
- a CDS encoding aldo/keto reductase, with protein MHLADPERHDRLPLRRAGRTGLDLPAVTLGLWQNFGDGTPFADQRALVLRAFDLGVVHLDLANNYGPPPGAAEESVGRLLATDLAPYRDELLLATKAGYRQWPGPYGEFGSRKYLLASLDQSLRRLGVDHVDVFYSHRFDPATPLEETIGALKTAVDSGRARYAGISSYSARRTREALAVADGIGLPLALHQPSYSMLNRWVEQPDDAAGGRSLLDVAGDAGLGVVAFSPLAQGMLTRKYLGGVPEDSRAARGGPLRPEYLSDENLARVRALAAVADARGQSLAQLAIAWVLRDPRVTSVALGARTPEQLEENLAAVRGPALTAEEVAEIDRHAVDAGINLWGSRSSNL; from the coding sequence ATGCACCTCGCCGACCCCGAGCGCCACGACCGCCTCCCCCTGCGCCGCGCCGGCCGCACGGGGCTCGACCTGCCCGCGGTGACGCTCGGGCTGTGGCAGAACTTCGGCGACGGCACGCCGTTCGCCGACCAGCGCGCGCTCGTGCTGCGGGCGTTCGACCTCGGCGTCGTGCACCTGGACCTCGCGAACAACTACGGTCCCCCGCCCGGTGCCGCCGAGGAGTCGGTGGGCCGGCTGCTCGCCACGGACCTCGCGCCGTACCGCGACGAGCTGCTGCTGGCCACGAAGGCCGGCTACCGGCAGTGGCCCGGGCCGTACGGGGAGTTCGGGTCCCGCAAGTACCTGCTCGCGTCGCTGGACCAGTCGCTGCGCCGGCTCGGCGTCGACCACGTCGACGTGTTCTACAGCCACCGGTTCGACCCGGCCACGCCGCTGGAGGAGACGATCGGGGCGCTCAAGACCGCCGTCGACTCGGGGCGGGCGCGCTACGCCGGCATCTCGTCGTACTCCGCCCGCCGCACGCGGGAGGCCCTGGCGGTCGCGGACGGCATCGGGCTGCCGCTGGCGCTGCACCAGCCGTCGTACTCGATGCTGAACCGCTGGGTCGAGCAGCCCGACGACGCCGCCGGCGGGCGCAGCCTGCTCGACGTCGCCGGTGACGCCGGCCTCGGGGTCGTCGCCTTCTCCCCGCTCGCGCAGGGGATGCTCACGCGGAAGTACCTGGGCGGCGTGCCCGAGGACTCCCGGGCGGCCCGGGGCGGCCCGCTGCGGCCCGAGTACCTCAGCGACGAGAACCTGGCGCGCGTCCGGGCGCTGGCGGCCGTGGCCGACGCGCGTGGGCAGTCGCTGGCGCAGCTCGCCATCGCGTGGGTGCTGCGGGACCCCCGGGTGACGTCGGTGGCGCTCGGCGCGCGCACGCCGGAGCAGCTCGAGGAGAACCTCGCCGCGGTCCGCGGGCCGGCGCTGACGGCCGAGGAGGTCGCGGAGATCGACCGGCACGCCGTGGACGCGGGCATCAACCTGTGGGGCTCGCGGTCGTCGAACCTGTGA
- the serA gene encoding phosphoglycerate dehydrogenase translates to MPRALLLENLHPQARTILESAGYEVVTRSGALDESELVEALQGVHLLGIRSKTQVTEAVLDAASDLVSIGAYCIGTNQIDLHAAASRGVAVFNAPFSNTRSVVEIALADIIALTRRLTVLDRSMHDGVWNKSADGAHEVRGRTLGIVGYGNIGTQLSVLAENLGMSVVFYDTAEKLALGNARRAETLDELLDVADIVTLHVDGRSGNAGLFGAKQFARMRPGAVFLNLSRGFVVDYGALRDAVLSGHVAGAAVDVFPVEPKRKGDPFESELRGLPNVILTPHTGGSTEEAQEAIGQFVSNKLRDFMNTGTTMLSVNLPNLTLEHRPGVHRLTYLHRNVPGVLAAVNQTLAEHGANIEGQLLATRGEVGYVVTDAVAVEPDVVAALRSRPETIRLRVVD, encoded by the coding sequence GTGCCACGCGCCCTGCTGCTCGAGAACCTGCACCCCCAGGCCCGGACCATCCTGGAGTCCGCCGGCTACGAGGTCGTGACGCGCTCCGGCGCGCTCGACGAGTCCGAGCTGGTGGAGGCCCTCCAGGGCGTGCACCTGCTCGGCATCCGCTCCAAGACGCAGGTGACGGAGGCCGTGCTCGACGCGGCGTCCGACCTCGTCTCCATCGGGGCGTACTGCATCGGCACCAACCAGATCGACCTGCACGCCGCGGCGTCCCGCGGCGTCGCGGTCTTCAACGCGCCCTTCTCCAACACGCGGTCCGTGGTCGAGATCGCGCTGGCGGACATCATCGCGCTGACCCGGCGCCTCACGGTGCTCGACCGGTCGATGCACGACGGCGTCTGGAACAAGTCGGCGGACGGCGCGCACGAGGTCCGCGGCCGCACGCTCGGCATCGTGGGCTACGGCAACATCGGCACGCAGCTGTCCGTGCTGGCGGAGAACCTCGGCATGTCGGTCGTGTTCTACGACACCGCGGAGAAGCTCGCGCTCGGCAACGCGCGGCGCGCGGAGACGCTCGACGAGCTGCTGGACGTCGCCGACATCGTCACGCTGCACGTCGACGGCCGCAGCGGGAACGCCGGGCTGTTCGGCGCGAAGCAGTTCGCGCGGATGCGCCCCGGGGCCGTGTTCCTCAACCTGTCCCGCGGGTTCGTCGTCGACTACGGCGCGCTGCGCGACGCGGTGCTGTCGGGCCACGTCGCGGGCGCCGCCGTCGACGTGTTCCCGGTGGAGCCGAAGCGCAAGGGCGACCCGTTCGAGTCCGAGCTGCGCGGCCTGCCGAACGTCATCCTCACCCCGCACACGGGCGGCTCGACGGAGGAGGCGCAGGAGGCGATCGGCCAGTTCGTGTCGAACAAGCTGCGCGACTTCATGAACACCGGCACCACGATGCTGAGCGTCAACCTGCCGAACCTCACCCTCGAGCACCGGCCCGGGGTGCACCGCCTCACGTACCTGCACCGCAACGTCCCCGGGGTGCTGGCGGCCGTCAACCAGACGCTCGCCGAGCACGGGGCCAACATCGAGGGCCAGCTGCTCGCGACCCGCGGCGAGGTCGGCTACGTGGTGACGGACGCCGTCGCCGTGGAGCCCGACGTCGTGGCGGCGCTGCGGTCGCGGCCGGAGACGATCCGCCTGCGCGTCGTCGACTGA
- a CDS encoding AAA family ATPase translates to MTGIEAQLAAEQDVVDRLYARLDELRDQTRQRLAEVRRVGPSGSPQNRSERDAFATLYEDRLARLEAVEDRLAFGRLDLAEGGRRYIGRIGLNDDEHASMLTDWRAPAAQSFYRATSARPDGVVQRRHLVTRGRRVTGLEDEVLDLAVLADDGAAERLGALSGEGALLAALAARRTGRMGDIVATIQAEQDAIIRAELAGALVVQGGPGTGKTAVALHRAAYLLYAHRRTLERSGVLLLGPSRTFLRYIDQVLPSLGETGVVSTTVAELFPGVVATGEEDDAVAEIKGRLVWRRIVERAVRQRQRVPDRPTSVTIDGRTVVVRPSDVRSAIAHARRGHRPHNQARVTFVRDMLGRLAEQYVSQLGWSVAPDERGEIIEELRTTREIRVALNLAWMPLTPQGLVSALLSRPARLDAAAPELSAHERAALLREPDAPWTAADVPLLDEAAELLGEDDQAARAQAKHDAAQRAQELDYARQVLEQSGGGLVSAELLADRFAATGPALTTAERAAADRTWTYGHVVVDEAQELSPMAWRMVLRRVPTRSLTVVGDVAQTSTAAGTRDWAATFDRLLAGGWRLAELTVNYRTPASVAVAAERVGRAAGLPLTPATSARDVDDALRTEQVEAGGVAEAVARHAAEALADVRDASGAGRVAVIAAPEALPALADALPGAGATRAGSPDLDAPLTLMTPTQAKGLEFDVVVLVEPADVLKGGAGDLYVAMTRPTQALRVVHALPLPAGWEA, encoded by the coding sequence GTGACCGGGATCGAGGCGCAGCTGGCCGCCGAGCAGGACGTCGTCGACCGGCTCTACGCGCGGCTCGACGAGCTGCGGGACCAGACGCGGCAGCGCCTCGCGGAGGTGCGGCGCGTCGGGCCGTCGGGCTCGCCGCAGAACCGCTCCGAGCGGGACGCGTTCGCGACGCTGTACGAGGACCGGCTCGCGCGCCTGGAGGCCGTGGAGGACCGGCTCGCGTTCGGCCGGCTGGACCTCGCCGAGGGCGGCCGGCGCTACATCGGCCGCATCGGGCTCAACGACGACGAGCACGCGTCGATGCTGACCGACTGGCGCGCGCCGGCGGCGCAGTCGTTCTACCGGGCGACGTCCGCGCGGCCCGACGGGGTCGTGCAGCGCCGCCACCTGGTGACGCGCGGCCGCCGCGTGACCGGCCTCGAGGACGAGGTGCTCGACCTCGCGGTCCTCGCGGACGACGGCGCGGCCGAGCGCCTGGGGGCGCTGTCGGGCGAGGGCGCCCTGCTCGCCGCGCTCGCCGCGCGCCGCACCGGGCGGATGGGCGACATCGTCGCGACGATCCAGGCCGAGCAGGACGCGATCATCCGCGCCGAGCTCGCCGGCGCGCTGGTCGTGCAGGGCGGTCCGGGCACCGGCAAGACCGCGGTCGCGCTGCACCGCGCCGCCTACCTCCTCTACGCGCACCGCCGCACGCTCGAGCGCTCGGGCGTGCTGCTGCTGGGACCGAGCCGCACGTTCCTGCGCTACATCGACCAGGTGCTGCCCTCGCTCGGCGAGACCGGCGTGGTGTCCACGACGGTCGCCGAGCTGTTCCCCGGCGTCGTGGCGACCGGCGAGGAGGACGACGCCGTCGCCGAGATCAAGGGCCGCCTCGTGTGGCGCCGGATCGTGGAGCGCGCCGTCCGGCAGCGGCAGCGGGTCCCCGACCGGCCGACGTCCGTGACGATCGACGGCCGGACCGTCGTGGTGCGGCCGTCCGACGTGCGGTCGGCGATCGCGCACGCCCGCCGCGGCCACCGCCCGCACAACCAGGCGAGGGTCACGTTCGTCCGGGACATGCTGGGCCGGCTGGCCGAGCAGTACGTGAGCCAGCTCGGCTGGTCCGTGGCCCCGGACGAGCGCGGCGAGATCATCGAGGAGCTGCGCACCACCCGGGAGATCCGGGTGGCGCTCAACCTGGCGTGGATGCCGCTGACGCCCCAGGGGCTGGTGTCGGCCCTGCTGAGCCGCCCGGCGCGGCTCGACGCGGCGGCCCCGGAGCTGTCCGCGCACGAGCGCGCGGCGCTGCTGCGCGAGCCGGACGCCCCGTGGACGGCCGCGGACGTCCCGCTGCTCGACGAGGCGGCCGAGCTGCTCGGCGAGGACGACCAGGCGGCGCGGGCGCAGGCCAAGCACGACGCCGCGCAGCGCGCGCAGGAGCTCGACTACGCCCGGCAGGTGCTCGAGCAGTCCGGCGGCGGCCTGGTCTCGGCGGAGCTGCTCGCCGACCGGTTCGCGGCCACCGGTCCGGCGCTGACCACGGCGGAGCGCGCCGCGGCGGACCGCACGTGGACGTACGGCCACGTGGTCGTCGACGAGGCCCAGGAGCTGTCGCCGATGGCGTGGCGGATGGTGCTGCGCCGCGTGCCCACCCGGTCCCTGACGGTGGTCGGCGACGTGGCGCAGACGTCGACGGCCGCGGGCACCCGCGACTGGGCGGCCACGTTCGACCGCCTGCTCGCGGGCGGCTGGCGCCTGGCCGAGCTCACCGTCAACTACCGCACGCCCGCATCCGTGGCGGTGGCGGCCGAGCGCGTCGGGCGCGCCGCGGGGCTGCCGCTGACGCCCGCGACGTCCGCCCGCGACGTCGACGACGCGCTGCGCACCGAGCAGGTGGAGGCCGGCGGCGTCGCCGAGGCGGTCGCGCGCCACGCGGCCGAGGCCCTCGCCGACGTGCGCGACGCGTCCGGCGCCGGGCGGGTCGCCGTCATCGCGGCCCCCGAGGCGCTGCCGGCGCTCGCCGACGCGCTCCCCGGGGCGGGCGCCACCCGCGCGGGCTCGCCGGACCTCGACGCGCCGCTGACCCTGATGACGCCGACGCAGGCCAAGGGCCTGGAGTTCGACGTCGTGGTGCTCGTCGAGCCGGCGGACGTGCTCAAGGGCGGGGCCGGGGACCTGTACGTCGCGATGACGCGCCCGACGCAGGCGCTGCGGGTCGTGCACGCGCTCCCGTTGCCCGCGGGCTGGGAGGCCTGA